The Rosa rugosa chromosome 3, drRosRugo1.1, whole genome shotgun sequence sequence CAACTCATTATGCAGATTATGGTCTTTGGCTTTTCTGGGCTTCAGGTTGAATGTTGCTGAGCTCTCCAAGTATAGGGATGGCCGGATGGGTATGAGTATACTTTATATAGATTTTGGGAATTTGCGATTATGGattagacattttttttttattgagaaaCCTCCATTGATAGAAACCCAAAGAGGAGATAATTACATCAAGTGATCAAGAAGACTAAATAAAAAATACATCTAGCTCAATATGAAGACCTAAAAGGTTGAGCAGAAGATGTTGTTCGAAGTAATGCTCATTGGAGTAAAAAACATCTCCTCTGTTTCTTCTAGTCCTAGACCTTACCTAAACACTAATTGACCTTGCCTTCTAAAAACGATTAGATGCAAGGGAAGAGAAAGTCTTGAGAATTGTTGGTTTTGACAAAAATGTCCTTAGATGATGTGTTATTTACTTGATTTTGACAGTAAAGTTAACTGTTGTATTAAACTGAATGACGGAATTAAACTTGAGTaactaaagtgatatatttgaaaagtcaatgaccaaagtgtcaaacataTCAAAGTTCaatgaccatttgtgatattctccatAAAGAATATCTAAGCAATATATTCTCTATAGATTTCCTTACGACATACCATATACTACTTACCATAAGTAAATAGCTATAGGATTCTCAAATATTCAACATTTCAGATTACATGTTGAACTACAAGATTTGATTCACAATACAACCCCATTATTCCAAGTAAATCATACAATTAGTGTTAATTATCTCAATGATAGTTATGTGTTGATTACACGTATTTTTATAcgtgtaattgtatctaaaacactataaataagttaatcctcaaatcaattattattaattaatgtacttttatttattttgtagtaaataagcggagTCGTGGATTTCGGAAGAAATGCAAAAATGAAGTAAATTGGAGTTATCGACAAAAGACGGAAAGTTAACAATAGTCAACTGCTCAATGCAAGCAAATATGTGAAAATCATTGGCTTGAGCTCGGGGAAAGgcggaaagaaaaagaagaagagaagaaaaagaaggaagggaaaaaaaatggtGGAGATTTGAAAATTAAACAAATGTTTAATTAGCAACATAGAGCTACAAGTGctctttcatttttcttcttcttttatcaGTTTATGTGTCTCATTCTTCTCGCCTTGTCCACTCAAATGCTACCACGTGGCAGTCCATCCCTTTTCAAACTCTCAGCGATCATGAACCACTCACCCCATTTAATCCATTGATATCATCTGGCTATTCTCTCTCCTTTTAACACGCAGACCCCAACCTATTCTCTTTCACGATTTCACCTCATCCTACAGCGCCACAAACTACCAGATTCCAtttgggtctttctaaatgtacccagcaaaaatcTTTTTACACCCAGCAACATAGTTTTTACTCCTTATTTCCCATAGTACCCTTTttttaataaactgaaaatagaaaaacaaaagcagCCATAATAGTAACTGCACCTGCACTCTATTAATCAAAAGAGCTGCACCTGCCCTCTCCATCAAAAAAAAGTTGCACCTGCACTCCGACACCTTTGTTCCTCTTCAtccttttttattcttctttttctttctctatattcccttcttcttttcggttttctctttttctctaatCTTGGAGATCTAGATTAAGCAATCTAAGTTTTAAAACCAGCAACTTGGTTGCTCCACTTCTATCTCTCACCtctcatttttaatttcataGTTTCATATATTGTTATTGATTCATTTTTCTAACTGAATCAATCACATATATGTATATCTTGTATGTCCAAACTAATGTTAACAACGACATAAGTAAAATTTCATACGAAGAACCAATTTCAccttagaaagaaagaaagaaaaaagcaaaaaaaaaaaaaaaaaaaagcagcagcagcaacaaaaGTAGAAACCTCTGTACGAGCAATATGGGGAGGAAGAGACAGACTCACGATGGCGGGGTGTaggtttttctcttctttttctgttttttttttttaaatttaaataagGGGTAAAAATGGAAAACTAAGAACAATAATTGTGTTGCTGGGTACACTAAGAACTTTGCTGGGTACAAATAGCAACACCCAAACTCTCcatttttatcttttcttttccccACCGAGAACCACACCACCATACCcactttatattttctttcaatctttttttcttcttttttatttttgtcggTAAATTGAGATTTTATTATGGAAAATTACATTAAAAGGCCTTGAAAAAGAGATTAGTAGTGACCATTTTATGTACACAACCCAATCTCAGTCAATCTTAATTTAATAGGCATTCTAAAATAACTTATACAAACCTAATAAAAAAGCCCAATAGAAAATAAAGTACACAAAAGTCAGAGCCTAATCAAACAGTAAGAGGCCCaactaaaattaaaaaacaaaagaaaactctaattCTATACTTCACATCCTCTTTAGCCGCCACAAATCCAACACCACCAACGTCCACCATGGCCGTCGTAGTTGAATTTGTATATGGAGCTCCAAAATTGCAGCTTGTAAAGAGACCCATGCACCAAAGCCCGATCAAAATAACCCTGAAaatgggaagaaaaaaaaaaaacagatgatCTAAACACAGAATTATCATCATCTCCGGAGTAGAAATCTGCACCATAACAAGAGATTTGCAGCCACAACTCTAAGAACAAATCTAAGCAAACGAAACCCAAAACACGACGAGCCAATAGACCCCGAAAATAGAACATAGAAGGAGGTGGTGCATGCACGCGCACCAAAGCTCTACCTATCTGATAGGAGCGtaattatgcgataataatgttgataattcccatatttactttgttagtttatcttattttctggttaatttagttgtttttatgtttattaggtttttcaaagtaaggaaagaaataagagcaaaaggaaggagatatgtGCAAATAATGGAGAATTGTGGACTCTTGATGAATCAAGGAAGCTTAAGGCAACATGGAGGAAAagatattcagcaattaattctcttggctcctcctattggatagaaggatgtcaatgactcctaaatcaatcagaacattaaccaaggagttagagtcccaaaaggaaagaaggaaagagttacaaattgaataaaatctctccttggacATTTAAGAAAGGGACCATCTCACATACGAAAGAGCATAGACGCACAAGagctggagaagaagaagaactacaACCTTGCCAGAAACGACCGATCGTTGGAATGCCCGAGATCGATCGCTGATccgtattttccaattttctgatttttgttgtcttctttctccatgaactcctttgtgtttttgattcccattatgtgtaactaaattttcAGTAGTTAGgggggcagttgaagcccctagacatgatccataacatgctttgacattcaatttgttttccaattaataaagttgaggttttgtttaccgatttctcattgatgaattctatgtttgtatgatttggaggcctacttagtatgcatgatagggttctaatactttgattgtttgatgcctggatcaatagttggattcctcaaattgtctagagaagtaattggtagttttcactagcaagtaaacaaaaccctaggtttagcaaggctctaagttatttgcgatgcttagtgattgctcaaactcttttcaaacttaatgatctctgcatgttaaatctaataaacgtacctttaggttgcattgcttgggaatagtctaggtgtagagcacttcctgcctagtgtacaaagtaagaaagagtaataggttgtgttcaagcgtaccgagccaatctgagtgtcttcaactaagttaattggtagtaaattagacaaagtgtgttgtgtgtgattgttgggggtggatacttccttcctagctagtttcattatcttgatctCAACCATTCTCAGATcagcttttttttattttacgtTCTGTTATCTGTTTTCCCGTATTTATTTAATATTGTAAACGAACTccgaaattcaccaaattttgtgtgctggacggcttgtgtgtctagtacgtctctgtaaattttcatattttttctgggttgtttggTTAGATtcttagtttgtttttcgactgctgttcagtaggaactgtagtcacgttttgtgacttttgttgaagcttttagtttaacttaatcctctgcgggagacccttatttccctattacaattgacatatttgcaggagaataaggaaaatcaatagctttaaatttagctatcacTATCTTCCGAATGAGACGCAAGAAATCGCGTTTGAGAGAAGTCACTACAAGAACCAAGCCATGGTAACgatttgaaaaggaaaagaaaaattttgGGTAACAAGATGTGGAGATGAGAGATGGTGGGTAAAAGAAGGTGATGGGTGGTGAGGAATGGGTTAGAGAAATTTTTGGGCTAAGGTTCAGAAAGAAAATTAGGGTAGATGGATGGAGAAGGGAAGGAGACTGAAAAAAAGGGAAGAAACAAGAGGCAGAAACTTCAGTTCTGAGACATAGCTCAGGGAAGCCCCCATAAAGGGTGAGCAGTGCCACCGACTCTCAAGGGCACGGAGTCGattccagagagagagagaaaaacccaCCACTAGGCTAGTGGCAAGTGCGTGAATTTCTTTCAATCTTCACTACTCTACTAAAAAGCTTCATCAATTCAAAGGGAAAGTCCAAGCACCAAGAGATTCATCGccatcaaatttgggtaaaagtgggGAGCCATAAACCAAGGCTAGCCATAATTGTTTTATAGCAATTTgtggcttgttcttgttactcccTACTTCTCTTCACTTTGTTCCTCTTTAAATTATGTATATTGATGTTAGTTTaatgatgggtagtgagtagttttgttgttgggggctaggttgtgtgccctaatccaaattttgtgtaaaaaatgcttattttaatgtaatgatgcaattttcatatgatagatgcttatattaatttttgttgggttaaaatatGTCTAGGAGCTTAGTCAACTTTAGGATATGTATTTTGAGTATGTCCAGAACAGAGTTAGGGGCTTGACctctctaattcctaagctagaaaccttcaatttcatatttgaggggttataagcatgatGATTTACAttcgttgcgtgattgcgcgggtgagtcgcttagtagtctaatttaTTGATCTCTAGGCCTCTTAATATGATTTAGTGActttgaaccggctctaattcatgtcaagtgagttcatacgacccttgaaccggagtatgAATACTAtaaaagggaatttcggtccttgagccttgaactgTCTTGGATACAACTACCGCCACACCAGGCAGGAGTCCAGTTTAAGTTGGGTTCCAACAACAACTTGTTTGACATACGATTCAAAGATGGGATTATGGAAATTCCAAATCTGGTGATAGAGGATTCAACAGAGCCTATATATACTTAGGAATTTAATTGCCTTTGAACAATGTCTTAACGAAGAAGAAGGTAAATACATAAGTGATTATGTTTCCTTGCTAGATGAAAGTGACTGTTTTATATGGAAAACCGAAGATGGGAAATGATGTATGGCCTGACTTGCTTATCCTTGAAAATCAGCTGTCATTCTTCATTCTTGAGGACCTATTCGATTCAGACATATTTCCAAGTGATGAAGTACACGAGTGACATATGGTCCCCAATAAATATAGTTGAAACAAACTAACCATATTTCATCAACTATTAGATAAGCAATGAAAGATGAGAAAGACTGAGAAAAGCTCGCAATCCAATTTTCGATCAGTCGAAAAATTGAGAAAGATTCTGTTCTAGGAACAATGGTTGCACCCTCGTTATTCATTCTCAATGAATCAGAGGTTGTTGGCACTCGATTCAGTTAACAACACCAAAATCTGGTCATCTTGCACCCTCCGGTTGTCATCTCTTATATGTTGTTCATTAAAAGATCCCAAGCAAGGGAATCTGGGTCCATATTGTTGGAACATTAAACAAAAATAGTCGAAGAACAGGTCACAGATTGTGTAAACCAAAGGTTCACCGACTGTAAATCAGTCTTGATACATACGAAATAAAGTCTTAAGCAAATCTGCACAGATAGAGCCCGAGAAACCCGAGAAATCAAATTTAAACAGACTTCCATTAACAATTTGATATGCAACAAAAGATGAACACCCTACGAAAACAAAAGCAATTACTGGCAATCCTAAAAGTTCATATACCCATATTTTTCTACAGAAACACATAAAATTTGCTTTGCGTAAATCACACCTAAGAAATTTAGACTAACATCTTAAGCACGTTCGCCGCGAATCCTCCGAGCTAGTTGAATGTCCTTGGGCATAATGGTGACCCTCTTGGCATGAATAGCGCACAGGTTGGTGTCCTCAAACAGACCCACCAAGTAAGCCTCAGCAGCTTCCTGAAGAGCAAGAACAGCATGGCTCTGAAACCTGAGGTCCGTCTTGAAATCCTGGGCGATTTCACGAACGAGGCGCTGGAAAGGTAGCTTGCGGATCAAAAGCTCAGTGCTCTTCTGGTACTTTCGGATTTCACGGAGGGCGACGGTTCCGGGGCGGTAGCGATGGGGCTTCTTGACTCCACCGGTGGTCGGAGCTGACTTCCGAGCAGCCTTGGTGGCGAGTTGCTTCCTCGGAGCTTTGCCGCCGGTGGATTTGCGAGCAGTCTGCTTCGTACGAGCCATTTCTTCAGAGACGAATTAGTGTTTCAGAATCGatgtgagagagagaatggaggtggtggtgggtaTTTATAAGCGGTTTGAGGCGGTTAAAATGTTGAACAACGATTCCGATTCGGAAAGGGAAAAGGTCCGCGTGAAATTGCATTTGATTGGCTGGTTTGGCGATTCTGTATGAGGTGCGGATTGCCAGCGCGGACGAGTTGTGTTTCTTTTGTGAAACGAGTCTGGGTTAAGAAAACTCGGCCAAGTCAGCTAGAGAGGCGACTTGTGCTGATTCCGATTGGCGATGGAGATAGGAGGTCTATCCAGGTTGGTAGCTAATTCTCGTGGTTTTCGTCTATAGATATTAGAAATTGTTGTCTTCTGTTAAAAATAGTTGATTGCTTTGTACGCCTCGTTTGCCTTGCAGGAGACGATCGCGCCGAATGCTTACCACTTCTGTAAGCTTTCGTTGGTGAAGAGACCACATTCTTGTTCTACACAAGTTGACAGGCCAAAGCATCATGAAGGAGGTGAGAGGGAAACTACTGATGCAGATACTCTGGATGATAGTGAAGAACAAGGTCCAAGGTTATCTGTCTGAGCAGTCTAGAACCAATGAAGGTTTGTTAAGATTGGTAGTCTGATAGAACAATTTGTAAATGCACTTTAGTAGTTTCTTCCAGGGTGCGAGGGCTTAGGCTTGTATATACATatgcgcgcgcgcacacacacacaatgcAAATCTATTAGAATTGAGGTTTGAACCTATGGATTATAGTATTATACACTAAAATTGGTacccgcgcgttgctgcgggtttGGAATAGAATCTGACAGTTTAAGGATGCAGAAATAGCTGAAAAGTAAGTTTTATAACAGAAAATATAGATCATGTTTTAGTAACATCACCACTAATGTAGACATTGTGGTAATGTTCAA is a genomic window containing:
- the LOC133740986 gene encoding histone H3.3, which translates into the protein MARTKQTARKSTGGKAPRKQLATKAARKSAPTTGGVKKPHRYRPGTVALREIRKYQKSTELLIRKLPFQRLVREIAQDFKTDLRFQSHAVLALQEAAEAYLVGLFEDTNLCAIHAKRVTIMPKDIQLARRIRGERA